One segment of Tamlana crocina DNA contains the following:
- a CDS encoding alpha/beta hydrolase: MILEHKGTNIFYTDQGKGKALVLLHGFLENANMWEPFIPELSKKNRVICIDLLGHGKTGCLGYVHTMELMAETVEAVLKKLKIRKSTFIGHSMGGYVALAFAEKNPDALRGLCLMNSTARADSEEKQQNRDRAILAVKQNHKTFIRMAIANLFRPKNRKLFADTIKQITKEAQQTPLQGIVAALEGMKIRDDREALLHFTPFKKMLVLGKKDPVLDYNSLIAQTQNTEVKVVEFPDGHMSHIENKHEFLQKIMRFIENI; this comes from the coding sequence ATGATTTTAGAACACAAAGGCACCAACATTTTTTACACCGACCAAGGAAAAGGAAAGGCTCTGGTTTTATTGCATGGCTTTTTAGAGAACGCCAACATGTGGGAACCGTTCATTCCAGAACTTTCGAAAAAAAATCGGGTGATCTGCATTGACCTTTTGGGCCATGGCAAAACGGGCTGTTTAGGCTATGTGCATACTATGGAATTGATGGCTGAAACCGTAGAAGCCGTCCTTAAAAAACTAAAAATACGCAAATCTACTTTTATCGGGCATTCTATGGGCGGTTATGTTGCACTCGCTTTCGCAGAAAAAAATCCAGATGCTTTACGAGGACTTTGTTTGATGAATTCAACCGCACGCGCCGATTCCGAAGAAAAACAACAAAACAGAGACCGAGCCATTTTAGCGGTTAAACAAAACCATAAAACCTTTATCCGGATGGCCATTGCCAATTTATTCCGTCCTAAAAACAGAAAACTATTTGCCGACACCATAAAGCAAATTACCAAAGAAGCCCAACAAACACCCTTGCAAGGCATTGTCGCCGCCCTTGAAGGCATGAAAATACGCGACGACCGCGAAGCACTCCTGCATTTTACCCCGTTTAAAAAGATGCTGGTTTTAGGAAAAAAAGACCCCGTTTTAGATTACAATTCACTGATTGCCCAAACCCAAAATACAGAAGTTAAGGTAGTGGAATTTCCTGATGGACACATGAGTCATATCGAGAACAAACACGAATTCCTACAAAAAATAATGCGTTTCATCGAAAATATATAA
- the sufB gene encoding Fe-S cluster assembly protein SufB has translation MSKYTEDDLREELKTKEYEYGFYTDIESDTFPNGLNEDIVRAISQKKEEPEWMTEWRLEAFRVWQSMEEPEWANVKYEKPDFQAISYYSAPNKKPKYNSIDEVDPELLETFNKLGISLDEQKKLAGVAMDVVVDSVSVATTFKKTLAEKGIIFMSISEAIQEHPELVKKYIGTVVPKTDNFYAALNSAVFSDGSFCYIPKGVKCPMELSTYFRINQAGTGQFERTLVIADEGSYVSYLEGCTAPSRDENQLHAAVVELIALEDAEIKYSTVQNWFPGNAEGKGGVFNFVTKRGLCEKNSKISWTQVETGSAVTWKYPSCVLKGDNSVGEFYSIAVTNNYQQADTGTKMIHLGKNTKSTIISKGISAGKSQNSYRGLVQINSRAENARNFSQCDSLLMGNECGAHTFPYIEAKNKSAKIEHEATTSKIGEDQIFYCNQRGIDTEKAIALIVNGFSKEVLNKLPMEFAVEAQKLLEISLEGSVG, from the coding sequence ATGAGTAAATATACTGAAGACGATTTAAGAGAAGAATTAAAAACCAAGGAATACGAGTATGGGTTTTATACCGATATTGAGTCGGATACCTTTCCCAATGGTTTAAATGAAGATATTGTTCGGGCTATTTCCCAAAAAAAGGAAGAACCTGAATGGATGACCGAATGGCGCTTGGAGGCTTTTCGTGTTTGGCAAAGCATGGAAGAACCCGAGTGGGCGAACGTTAAGTACGAAAAACCAGATTTCCAGGCCATTTCTTACTATTCAGCGCCTAACAAAAAACCAAAATACAACAGTATTGACGAGGTAGACCCAGAACTTTTGGAAACCTTCAACAAACTGGGAATTTCATTGGATGAACAGAAAAAATTGGCTGGTGTGGCTATGGACGTTGTAGTGGATTCCGTTTCGGTAGCTACCACTTTCAAGAAGACATTGGCCGAAAAAGGCATTATTTTTATGAGTATTTCTGAGGCTATCCAAGAGCACCCAGAGCTGGTAAAAAAATATATTGGCACGGTAGTACCGAAAACCGACAATTTTTATGCGGCTTTAAACTCGGCTGTTTTCAGTGATGGTTCCTTCTGTTACATTCCAAAAGGTGTAAAATGCCCCATGGAATTATCAACATACTTCAGAATCAACCAAGCCGGAACGGGTCAGTTTGAGCGTACCCTCGTAATTGCCGACGAGGGCAGTTATGTAAGCTATTTGGAAGGCTGTACCGCACCAAGCCGCGACGAAAACCAATTGCACGCGGCTGTGGTTGAGCTTATCGCTTTGGAAGATGCCGAAATAAAATACAGCACCGTACAAAACTGGTTCCCTGGAAATGCCGAAGGAAAAGGTGGTGTTTTCAACTTTGTAACCAAACGTGGATTGTGCGAGAAAAACTCAAAAATCTCTTGGACACAAGTGGAAACCGGTTCAGCCGTAACTTGGAAATACCCAAGTTGTGTATTGAAAGGTGATAATTCGGTGGGTGAGTTTTATTCCATTGCCGTGACCAACAATTACCAACAAGCCGATACGGGTACCAAAATGATCCATTTAGGCAAAAACACTAAATCGACCATTATTTCAAAAGGTATTTCGGCGGGTAAATCGCAAAACAGTTACCGCGGATTGGTTCAAATCAATTCTAGAGCCGAAAACGCCCGTAACTTTTCACAATGCGATAGTTTATTGATGGGCAACGAATGTGGGGCGCACACCTTCCCATACATCGAAGCTAAAAATAAATCAGCCAAAATCGAGCACGAAGCCACCACCAGTAAAATTGGTGAAGACCAAATTTTTTACTGTAACCAACGTGGTATCGATACCGAAAAAGCCATCGCTTTGATTGTAAACGGTTTTAGTAAAGAGGTATTGAACAAGTTGCCTATGGAATTTGCCGTAGAAGCACAAAAATTATTGGAAATCAGTTTAGAAGGTAGTGTTGGGTAA
- a CDS encoding aminopeptidase P family protein — MKYSPIDKSLFIKSREKFAKLMKPKSLAVFNSNDIYPISADSTMPFQQHRDIFYLSGVDQEESVLVIFPDCPKEKHREILFLKETNEHIAIWEGEKLTKEKAFETSGIKTVYWLQDMEKILFEIMTQCDTVYINTNEHYRANVEVETREDRFTKWLKEKYPAHSVAKSNPILQKLRSVKQHTEIELIQKACDITEKGFRRVLSFVKPGIWEYEIEAELMHEFLRNRSKGFAYTPIIASGNNANVLHYVENNQQCKEGDLILFDTAAEYANYASDLSRTIPVSGRYSKRQKEVYNAVLRVKNEATKMLVPGTVLTDYHIEVGKLMTSELLNLGLLDKADVQNENPDWPAYKKYFMHGTSHHIGLDTHDYGIITDPIEPNMVFTVEPGIYIPDEDFGIRLEDDVVVQKTGEPINLMKNIPIEVEEIEDLMNA; from the coding sequence ATGAAGTACTCCCCAATAGATAAATCACTTTTTATAAAAAGCAGAGAGAAATTCGCTAAACTAATGAAACCTAAGAGTTTGGCCGTTTTCAACTCCAACGATATTTACCCGATTAGTGCCGATAGCACCATGCCGTTTCAGCAACATCGCGATATTTTCTATTTGAGCGGTGTAGACCAAGAGGAGAGCGTTTTGGTTATTTTTCCTGACTGCCCGAAAGAAAAACATAGGGAAATTTTATTTCTGAAAGAAACCAATGAGCACATTGCTATCTGGGAAGGCGAAAAACTCACCAAAGAAAAAGCCTTTGAAACCAGTGGCATCAAAACAGTATATTGGCTACAGGACATGGAAAAAATATTGTTTGAAATCATGACCCAATGCGATACCGTTTATATAAACACCAACGAGCACTACCGTGCCAATGTAGAGGTTGAAACCCGAGAAGACCGTTTCACCAAGTGGTTAAAAGAAAAATATCCAGCTCACAGCGTAGCCAAGAGTAACCCGATTTTACAAAAATTGCGATCTGTAAAACAGCATACTGAAATTGAGTTAATCCAAAAAGCGTGTGATATTACCGAAAAAGGTTTCCGAAGGGTTTTAAGCTTTGTAAAACCCGGCATTTGGGAATACGAAATCGAGGCCGAACTGATGCACGAATTTTTACGAAATCGCTCCAAAGGTTTTGCTTACACGCCCATCATCGCATCGGGCAACAACGCTAACGTATTGCATTACGTAGAAAACAACCAGCAATGCAAAGAAGGTGATTTAATTTTGTTCGACACCGCCGCCGAATACGCCAATTACGCCAGCGACCTTAGCAGAACCATTCCCGTTTCAGGGCGGTACTCCAAAAGACAAAAGGAAGTTTACAATGCCGTTTTAAGAGTAAAAAATGAAGCCACAAAAATGTTGGTTCCGGGAACTGTTTTAACCGACTACCACATTGAAGTAGGCAAACTGATGACCAGCGAATTACTAAATTTAGGCCTGCTTGACAAAGCCGATGTACAAAACGAAAATCCAGATTGGCCAGCCTATAAAAAATATTTTATGCACGGTACCTCCCACCACATTGGGCTCGATACACACGACTACGGCATTATAACCGACCCGATCGAACCAAACATGGTGTTTACCGTGGAGCCCGGTATCTATATTCCGGATGAAGATTTCGGTATCAGGCTGGAAGACGATGTGGTTGTTCAAAAAACTGGCGAACCTATTAATTTAATGAAAAACATCCCGATTGAAGTGGAAGAAATTGAAGATTTAATGAATGCATAA
- the thiL gene encoding thiamine-phosphate kinase: protein MIEDKNQQRTPLSELGEFGLIDHLTKNFKIQHKSTIKGIGDDAAVLNFKNKNVVVTTDMLVEGVHFDLSYVPLKHLGYKAVVANLSDVYAMNAKATQVTVSIAVSNRFPLEAVEELYAGIETAASIYNIDVVGGDTTSSTTGLLISVTAIGEVETGNEVYRSGARPNDLLVVSGDVGGAYMGLQVLEREKEVFKVNPQNQPDLSLYTYIIERQLKPEARKDVVKLLEDLKVKPTSMIDVSDGLSSEIIHLCKNSEVGCDLYEEKIPLDPQVISTCEEFNIDSTTVALNGGEDYELLFTISQDDYPKIKANPHLTVIGHMKGAKEGIHLVTRADTRIPIKAQGWKNFNA from the coding sequence ATGATAGAAGATAAAAACCAGCAGCGCACACCGTTAAGTGAATTGGGTGAATTTGGACTTATTGACCACCTGACCAAGAATTTTAAAATTCAGCATAAATCGACCATAAAAGGGATTGGCGACGATGCGGCCGTTTTAAATTTTAAAAACAAAAACGTTGTGGTAACCACCGATATGTTGGTTGAAGGTGTGCATTTCGATTTAAGTTACGTGCCTTTGAAGCATTTGGGCTACAAGGCGGTGGTTGCGAACCTTTCTGATGTTTATGCCATGAATGCGAAGGCTACGCAGGTAACGGTTTCTATAGCGGTATCGAACCGTTTTCCGTTGGAAGCAGTGGAAGAGTTGTATGCCGGCATTGAAACCGCGGCGTCTATTTATAATATTGATGTTGTTGGCGGAGACACTACGTCTTCCACTACCGGATTATTAATTTCGGTTACCGCTATTGGCGAAGTTGAAACGGGTAACGAAGTTTATCGAAGCGGAGCTAGGCCTAACGATTTGTTAGTGGTTTCGGGTGATGTAGGCGGTGCTTACATGGGGCTTCAGGTTTTAGAGCGCGAAAAAGAGGTGTTTAAGGTGAATCCGCAAAACCAACCCGATTTATCGCTTTATACTTATATTATTGAAAGGCAATTAAAGCCTGAGGCCAGAAAAGATGTTGTAAAGTTGTTGGAGGATTTAAAAGTAAAGCCAACATCGATGATTGATGTGAGCGATGGTTTGTCTTCTGAAATTATACATTTATGCAAAAACAGTGAAGTGGGTTGCGATTTGTATGAAGAAAAAATACCGTTAGATCCCCAAGTGATTTCAACTTGCGAGGAGTTTAATATTGATAGCACAACGGTGGCGCTGAATGGCGGAGAAGATTACGAATTGTTGTTTACTATTTCACAGGATGATTATCCGAAAATAAAAGCCAATCCGCATTTAACGGTTATTGGGCACATGAAGGGTGCGAAAGAAGGAATACATCTAGTTACCCGTGCAGATACTAGAATTCCGATAAAAGCCCAAGGTTGGAAAAATTTTAATGCCTAA
- a CDS encoding iron-sulfur cluster assembly accessory protein, whose amino-acid sequence MIKVSETAKKKVIELMADDGYNAATDYIRVGVKSGGCSGLSYDLKFDKEQQEGDKVFEDNGVKIIVDKKSFLYLIGTTLEYSGGLNGTGFVFNNPNANRTCGCGESFSL is encoded by the coding sequence ATGATAAAAGTTTCTGAAACAGCTAAAAAGAAAGTGATAGAGCTAATGGCTGATGACGGCTACAATGCCGCTACCGATTACATTCGCGTGGGCGTGAAAAGCGGAGGTTGTTCTGGATTATCATACGATTTGAAATTTGATAAAGAACAACAAGAAGGCGATAAAGTTTTTGAAGACAACGGCGTAAAGATTATTGTTGACAAAAAAAGCTTTCTTTACTTGATTGGAACGACTTTGGAATATTCCGGCGGATTGAACGGAACAGGTTTTGTATTTAACAACCCCAATGCCAACCGCACCTGTGGTTGTGGTGAATCATTCTCGCTATAG
- a CDS encoding aspartate kinase — translation MKVLKFGGTSVGSVQNMTNVKNIINDGDKKIVVLSAMSGTTNQLVAISEEIKNGNLDEAVTRINDLKNAYAATIDSLLSQADLNEDVKGYVAKVFAFLNECTGEAYSEDLENQIVAQGELLSTYMFNSFLKQEGVSSTLLPALNFMRIDEFKEPNLDYIKEKLSVVFNNAEEAQIYITQGFICLDDSDSISNLQRGGSDYTATIIGAAIKAEEVQIWTDIDGMHNNDPRYVENTHPISNLSFDEAAELAYFGAKILHPQTVTPVRADHIPVRLKNTMDPEAHGTLISSTTSENGIKAIAAKDGITAIKIKSARMLQAHGFLKKVFEIFEAHKTSIDMITTSEVAVSLTIDDDRNLDKILVELDKIATIEVDKNQSIVCLVGHSVVNHQDTYKLFQILQDVKIRMISYGGSKNNISLLIDSKDKINTLQKLNDYLFELVTL, via the coding sequence ATGAAAGTATTAAAATTTGGAGGTACATCGGTTGGCTCGGTTCAAAACATGACCAACGTAAAAAATATCATCAACGATGGTGATAAAAAGATTGTGGTGCTTTCTGCTATGTCGGGCACTACCAATCAACTGGTGGCTATTTCAGAGGAAATAAAAAATGGAAACCTTGATGAGGCTGTTACAAGAATAAATGATCTTAAAAATGCCTATGCAGCAACTATTGATAGTTTATTGTCGCAAGCCGATTTGAACGAGGATGTTAAGGGGTATGTGGCTAAAGTGTTTGCTTTTTTAAACGAATGCACTGGTGAGGCTTATTCAGAAGATTTAGAAAACCAAATAGTTGCCCAAGGTGAGTTGCTTTCAACTTATATGTTCAACAGTTTTTTAAAGCAGGAAGGCGTAAGCTCAACTTTATTGCCAGCATTGAATTTTATGCGTATCGACGAGTTTAAGGAACCAAACTTAGATTATATAAAAGAGAAATTGAGCGTGGTGTTTAATAATGCCGAAGAGGCCCAAATTTATATTACCCAAGGATTTATCTGTTTGGATGACAGCGATAGTATTTCCAACCTTCAAAGAGGAGGAAGTGATTATACCGCTACTATTATTGGTGCGGCCATAAAAGCGGAAGAAGTTCAGATCTGGACCGATATCGACGGTATGCACAACAACGATCCGCGTTATGTGGAAAACACCCATCCTATTTCAAATTTGTCGTTTGATGAGGCTGCCGAGTTAGCTTATTTCGGGGCTAAGATTTTGCATCCGCAAACGGTGACTCCGGTTAGAGCAGACCATATCCCGGTGCGTTTGAAAAACACTATGGATCCTGAAGCTCATGGAACATTGATTTCAAGTACAACTTCTGAAAACGGAATTAAGGCCATTGCTGCAAAAGATGGTATCACAGCCATTAAGATTAAGTCGGCGCGCATGTTGCAGGCTCACGGTTTCTTGAAAAAAGTGTTTGAGATTTTTGAGGCACACAAAACATCAATTGATATGATTACCACTTCGGAGGTGGCAGTTTCATTAACCATTGATGACGATAGAAATTTAGATAAAATTCTTGTTGAGCTAGATAAAATTGCTACCATCGAAGTCGATAAAAACCAAAGTATTGTGTGTTTGGTTGGGCACTCGGTGGTGAATCATCAGGATACTTATAAATTGTTCCAAATTTTGCAGGATGTAAAAATTAGAATGATTTCTTACGGAGGAAGCAAAAACAATATTTCATTGTTAATCGATTCGAAAGACAAAATAAATACGCTACAAAAACTAAACGATTATTTATTTGAATTAGTCACTCTATAA
- a CDS encoding T9SS type A sorting domain-containing protein, with the protein MRKKILLKVFFALALMLSPESVVFAQGMLMKVPLKRQVENSTLVVEGRVVSQKSIWNADRNKILTINTVEVYKVFKGKSNLQIEIVTPGGTVEDITQTVVPSLSLNKGDVGVFTLYDNNIGLAKKTSSSLKKYKPYSSLQGFYRYDLRSNTANNPFVRNKRISSGLYGQIMNITGQAYTELISFDVNEQSLAKKSQSNKALAPNISGFSPATVTAGNGDPLTIAGSGFGTVQGTVEFKNADDGGDTYIVALDSQVLSWNDDEIVVEVPSMAGTGSIRVTDNEGASMVSSGDDLLVSFALSNNERSGSAVLIQHVGIGGATSMTWQMNADFDANTPAKEAFLRAFDRWRCETGINWLMGSTTSVNVGVQDGVNVVVFDENDPLDEGLLGVCITTSGSCGDTRDVVTELDIVFDNDADWNFGPGPTGLEWDFESVALHELGHGHQLGHVINTNDVMHFNFPPAQERRFLSGSNETAAGIIQNYSTTTQMCRQMLMEDYSGSCSLGVDTKEVLTNEISIYPSPVRDILYVENGSALNLDKVVLYDIGGRAILNIDMANAPRVKAINMGQISTGIYFMSIFSGSTVIGKKVVVE; encoded by the coding sequence ATGAGAAAAAAAATACTATTGAAGGTTTTTTTTGCCTTAGCCTTGATGCTTTCACCTGAGAGTGTCGTCTTTGCCCAAGGCATGCTCATGAAAGTGCCACTTAAAAGACAGGTTGAAAATTCAACTTTGGTGGTTGAAGGGCGAGTAGTATCGCAAAAATCGATTTGGAATGCAGACCGAAATAAAATTCTAACTATAAATACAGTTGAGGTTTATAAAGTGTTTAAAGGAAAGTCGAACCTTCAAATTGAAATTGTCACTCCCGGTGGAACCGTTGAAGACATTACACAAACAGTGGTTCCTAGTTTAAGTTTAAATAAAGGGGATGTTGGCGTGTTTACGTTGTATGATAACAATATTGGATTGGCCAAAAAAACAAGTTCGAGCTTAAAAAAGTACAAGCCTTATAGCTCTTTGCAAGGGTTTTATAGGTATGATTTGAGGAGTAATACGGCTAATAATCCGTTTGTTCGAAATAAGAGGATTTCTTCTGGTTTGTATGGGCAAATTATGAATATTACTGGTCAAGCCTATACGGAATTGATTTCGTTTGATGTAAACGAACAATCTCTTGCAAAGAAAAGTCAAAGTAATAAAGCATTGGCTCCAAATATATCAGGTTTTAGCCCAGCAACTGTAACGGCTGGAAATGGCGATCCTTTAACCATTGCTGGCAGCGGTTTTGGAACAGTTCAAGGAACCGTGGAATTTAAAAATGCAGATGATGGTGGAGACACTTATATTGTCGCTCTTGATTCGCAAGTGCTTTCTTGGAACGATGATGAGATAGTGGTTGAAGTGCCATCAATGGCCGGTACCGGGTCAATCAGAGTGACAGACAATGAAGGGGCTTCAATGGTTTCATCTGGCGATGATCTTTTGGTTTCGTTTGCATTGTCTAATAATGAGCGGTCAGGTAGTGCTGTTTTAATTCAACATGTGGGCATTGGTGGGGCGACTAGCATGACTTGGCAGATGAATGCGGATTTTGATGCCAATACCCCGGCAAAGGAAGCTTTTTTAAGAGCCTTTGATAGGTGGCGATGTGAAACAGGGATTAATTGGCTGATGGGGTCAACAACCTCTGTAAATGTTGGGGTGCAGGATGGCGTTAATGTTGTGGTTTTTGATGAAAATGATCCTTTGGATGAGGGCCTTTTGGGAGTGTGTATAACAACTTCTGGAAGTTGTGGAGATACTAGAGATGTTGTTACCGAATTGGATATAGTATTTGATAATGATGCTGATTGGAATTTTGGTCCAGGTCCAACTGGGCTGGAATGGGATTTCGAATCTGTAGCGCTGCATGAGTTGGGGCACGGCCATCAATTGGGTCACGTTATTAATACAAATGATGTTATGCATTTTAACTTTCCTCCTGCCCAAGAAAGAAGGTTTTTAAGCGGCAGCAATGAAACCGCAGCAGGTATTATTCAAAATTATAGCACTACAACCCAAATGTGTAGACAAATGTTGATGGAGGACTATTCTGGAAGCTGTTCGCTTGGTGTCGATACTAAAGAAGTGTTGACTAATGAGATTTCTATTTACCCAAGTCCGGTACGGGATATATTGTATGTTGAAAACGGATCGGCGTTAAATTTAGACAAAGTGGTGCTGTACGATATTGGTGGAAGGGCTATTTTGAATATCGATATGGCCAATGCACCAAGAGTAAAA